One Brassica napus cultivar Da-Ae chromosome A5, Da-Ae, whole genome shotgun sequence DNA window includes the following coding sequences:
- the LOC106451896 gene encoding regulator of nonsense transcripts UPF3 isoform X1: MKEPSAKRKVVVRHLPPSLSESDLLSQIDPRFRDRYNWVSFRPGKSSYKAQKYSRAYFGFKAPEDVYDFAAFFNGHVFVNEKGAQFKAIVEYAPSQRVPKPCDKKDPREGSITKDPDYLEFLKLIALPVENLPSAEIQLERREAELSGSSKPAPIVTPLMEFIRQKRATVIGSQQQGLDVRRGGRRARAVSSNKPASRPSKRNSEKKKYVEKDNSKSVSRKATSDAGSSKQDYNPSGKDIPVTETASVMDSSLPGIALTMDSGKKKILLLKKDRDNPLNSTTQPEQQMETNLSGSFLTSRQDQKIVVGGRLIKGILLRNEPRPSQSSSFVQPESRVEPLEAENSKRPPRPANTRADGKYVGKDNQISGTNSEKQERRPRNKERPDRVVWTPLRRSDGSSISEDQLSSSTANNGEIKERMLLQRSGEVVNSSGGHSLENGSTRHSGRRAGARNRKEEGFAMTGEGKSSRRGGGGGGGPNSHEKQMWIQKSSSGT, encoded by the exons ATGAAGGAGCCGTCAGCGAAGAGGAAGGTGGTTGTTCGGCACTTGCCTCCTTCTCTTTCTGAGTCCGATCTCTTATCCCAGATCGACCCTCGTTTCCGTGATCGTTACAATTGGGTTTCCTTTCGTCCTGGAAAGTCCAG CTATAAAGCTCAGAAGTATTCACGGGCCTACTTTGGTTTCAAGGCCCCTGAAGATGTTTACGACTTTGCTGCTTTTTTCAACGGCCATGTGTTTGTTAATGAAAAGG GTGCTCAGTTCAAGGCCATAGTTGAATATGCTCCTTCACAGCGTGTGCCCAAACCATGTGACAAGAAAGATCCTCGTGAAGGCTCTATTACCAAAGACCCTGATTATCTTGAGTTTCTTAAGCTTATTGCTCTGCCTGTTGAGAATCTCCCTAGTGCTGAAATCCAGTTGGAAAGAAGAGAAGCTGAGCTGTCTG GTTCTTCAAAACCGGCTCCAATTGTTACCCCTCTTATGGAATTCATACGTCAAAAACGTGCTACTGTGATTGGATCCCAG CAACAGGGTTTAGATGTTCGAAGAGGTGGCAGAAGAGCCAGGGCAGTCTCCTCAAACAAGCCAGCTTCAAGGCCCTCAAAACGAAACtctgaaaagaaaaagtatgtggaaaaagaCAATTCAAAAAGCGTGTCCCGGAAGGCTACATCAGACGCCGGCAGCTCCAAGCAAGATTACAATCCAAGTGGAAAGGACATACCAGTAACTGAAACTG CCTCTGTCATGGATAGCTCTCTCCCAGGGATTGCGTTGACTATGGATTCTGGGAAGaaaaagatcttgctcctgaaaAAAGACCGAGACAATCCTCTT AACTCTACAACACAACCAGAACAGCAGATGGAAACTAATCTTTCTGGAAGCTTCTTGACTTCAAGACAGGATCAGAAGATTGTTGTTGGTGGGAGGTTGATCAAGGGAATACTTCTGAGAAATGAGCCGCGACCTAGTCAGTCCTCATCTTTTGTCCAGCCGGAGTCAAGAGTGGAACCCTTGGAAGCAGAAAACTCCAAGCGTCCTCCTCGGCCAGCAAACACTCGAGCAG ATGGTAAATATGTAGGGAAAGACAATCAGATTTCTGGTACCAACAGTGAGAAGCAAGAGAGGCGTCCAAGAAACAAGGAGAGGCCTGATCGTGTTGTGTGGACTCCTCTTCGTCGCTCTGATGGGTCCAGTATCAGCGAGGATCAACTGTCATCTTCAACAG CAAACAATGGAGAAATTAAAGAGAGGATGTTGTTGCAAAGATCTGGAGAAGTGGTGAACTCCTCCGGTGGACACTCTCTTGAGAACG GTTCTACAAGACATTCTGGTCGCCGTGCTGGAGCTCGCAACAGAAAAGAAGAGGGTTTTGCGATGACTGGTGAGGGTAAATCATCCCGGAGaggaggtggaggtggtggtggtccCAATTCACATGAG AAGCAAATGTGGATCCAAAAATCATCGTCGGGTACTTGA
- the LOC106451896 gene encoding regulator of nonsense transcripts UPF3 isoform X3, which translates to MKEPSAKRKVVVRHLPPSLSESDLLSQIDPRFRDRYNWVSFRPGKSSYKAQKYSRAYFGFKAPEDVYDFAAFFNGHVFVNEKGAQFKAIVEYAPSQRVPKPCDKKDPREGSITKDPDYLEFLKLIALPVENLPSAEIQLERREAELSGSSKPAPIVTPLMEFIRQKRATVIGSQGLDVRRGGRRARAVSSNKPASRPSKRNSEKKKYVEKDNSKSVSRKATSDAGSSKQDYNPSGKDIPVTETASVMDSSLPGIALTMDSGKKKILLLKKDRDNPLNSTTQPEQQMETNLSGSFLTSRQDQKIVVGGRLIKGILLRNEPRPSQSSSFVQPESRVEPLEAENSKRPPRPANTRAGKDNQISGTNSEKQERRPRNKERPDRVVWTPLRRSDGSSISEDQLSSSTANNGEIKERMLLQRSGEVVNSSGGHSLENGSTRHSGRRAGARNRKEEGFAMTGEGKSSRRGGGGGGGPNSHEKQMWIQKSSSGT; encoded by the exons ATGAAGGAGCCGTCAGCGAAGAGGAAGGTGGTTGTTCGGCACTTGCCTCCTTCTCTTTCTGAGTCCGATCTCTTATCCCAGATCGACCCTCGTTTCCGTGATCGTTACAATTGGGTTTCCTTTCGTCCTGGAAAGTCCAG CTATAAAGCTCAGAAGTATTCACGGGCCTACTTTGGTTTCAAGGCCCCTGAAGATGTTTACGACTTTGCTGCTTTTTTCAACGGCCATGTGTTTGTTAATGAAAAGG GTGCTCAGTTCAAGGCCATAGTTGAATATGCTCCTTCACAGCGTGTGCCCAAACCATGTGACAAGAAAGATCCTCGTGAAGGCTCTATTACCAAAGACCCTGATTATCTTGAGTTTCTTAAGCTTATTGCTCTGCCTGTTGAGAATCTCCCTAGTGCTGAAATCCAGTTGGAAAGAAGAGAAGCTGAGCTGTCTG GTTCTTCAAAACCGGCTCCAATTGTTACCCCTCTTATGGAATTCATACGTCAAAAACGTGCTACTGTGATTGGATCCCAG GGTTTAGATGTTCGAAGAGGTGGCAGAAGAGCCAGGGCAGTCTCCTCAAACAAGCCAGCTTCAAGGCCCTCAAAACGAAACtctgaaaagaaaaagtatgtggaaaaagaCAATTCAAAAAGCGTGTCCCGGAAGGCTACATCAGACGCCGGCAGCTCCAAGCAAGATTACAATCCAAGTGGAAAGGACATACCAGTAACTGAAACTG CCTCTGTCATGGATAGCTCTCTCCCAGGGATTGCGTTGACTATGGATTCTGGGAAGaaaaagatcttgctcctgaaaAAAGACCGAGACAATCCTCTT AACTCTACAACACAACCAGAACAGCAGATGGAAACTAATCTTTCTGGAAGCTTCTTGACTTCAAGACAGGATCAGAAGATTGTTGTTGGTGGGAGGTTGATCAAGGGAATACTTCTGAGAAATGAGCCGCGACCTAGTCAGTCCTCATCTTTTGTCCAGCCGGAGTCAAGAGTGGAACCCTTGGAAGCAGAAAACTCCAAGCGTCCTCCTCGGCCAGCAAACACTCGAGCAG GGAAAGACAATCAGATTTCTGGTACCAACAGTGAGAAGCAAGAGAGGCGTCCAAGAAACAAGGAGAGGCCTGATCGTGTTGTGTGGACTCCTCTTCGTCGCTCTGATGGGTCCAGTATCAGCGAGGATCAACTGTCATCTTCAACAG CAAACAATGGAGAAATTAAAGAGAGGATGTTGTTGCAAAGATCTGGAGAAGTGGTGAACTCCTCCGGTGGACACTCTCTTGAGAACG GTTCTACAAGACATTCTGGTCGCCGTGCTGGAGCTCGCAACAGAAAAGAAGAGGGTTTTGCGATGACTGGTGAGGGTAAATCATCCCGGAGaggaggtggaggtggtggtggtccCAATTCACATGAG AAGCAAATGTGGATCCAAAAATCATCGTCGGGTACTTGA
- the LOC106451896 gene encoding regulator of nonsense transcripts UPF3 isoform X2, translating to MKEPSAKRKVVVRHLPPSLSESDLLSQIDPRFRDRYNWVSFRPGKSSYKAQKYSRAYFGFKAPEDVYDFAAFFNGHVFVNEKGAQFKAIVEYAPSQRVPKPCDKKDPREGSITKDPDYLEFLKLIALPVENLPSAEIQLERREAELSGSSKPAPIVTPLMEFIRQKRATVIGSQGLDVRRGGRRARAVSSNKPASRPSKRNSEKKKYVEKDNSKSVSRKATSDAGSSKQDYNPSGKDIPVTETASVMDSSLPGIALTMDSGKKKILLLKKDRDNPLNSTTQPEQQMETNLSGSFLTSRQDQKIVVGGRLIKGILLRNEPRPSQSSSFVQPESRVEPLEAENSKRPPRPANTRADGKYVGKDNQISGTNSEKQERRPRNKERPDRVVWTPLRRSDGSSISEDQLSSSTANNGEIKERMLLQRSGEVVNSSGGHSLENGSTRHSGRRAGARNRKEEGFAMTGEGKSSRRGGGGGGGPNSHEKQMWIQKSSSGT from the exons ATGAAGGAGCCGTCAGCGAAGAGGAAGGTGGTTGTTCGGCACTTGCCTCCTTCTCTTTCTGAGTCCGATCTCTTATCCCAGATCGACCCTCGTTTCCGTGATCGTTACAATTGGGTTTCCTTTCGTCCTGGAAAGTCCAG CTATAAAGCTCAGAAGTATTCACGGGCCTACTTTGGTTTCAAGGCCCCTGAAGATGTTTACGACTTTGCTGCTTTTTTCAACGGCCATGTGTTTGTTAATGAAAAGG GTGCTCAGTTCAAGGCCATAGTTGAATATGCTCCTTCACAGCGTGTGCCCAAACCATGTGACAAGAAAGATCCTCGTGAAGGCTCTATTACCAAAGACCCTGATTATCTTGAGTTTCTTAAGCTTATTGCTCTGCCTGTTGAGAATCTCCCTAGTGCTGAAATCCAGTTGGAAAGAAGAGAAGCTGAGCTGTCTG GTTCTTCAAAACCGGCTCCAATTGTTACCCCTCTTATGGAATTCATACGTCAAAAACGTGCTACTGTGATTGGATCCCAG GGTTTAGATGTTCGAAGAGGTGGCAGAAGAGCCAGGGCAGTCTCCTCAAACAAGCCAGCTTCAAGGCCCTCAAAACGAAACtctgaaaagaaaaagtatgtggaaaaagaCAATTCAAAAAGCGTGTCCCGGAAGGCTACATCAGACGCCGGCAGCTCCAAGCAAGATTACAATCCAAGTGGAAAGGACATACCAGTAACTGAAACTG CCTCTGTCATGGATAGCTCTCTCCCAGGGATTGCGTTGACTATGGATTCTGGGAAGaaaaagatcttgctcctgaaaAAAGACCGAGACAATCCTCTT AACTCTACAACACAACCAGAACAGCAGATGGAAACTAATCTTTCTGGAAGCTTCTTGACTTCAAGACAGGATCAGAAGATTGTTGTTGGTGGGAGGTTGATCAAGGGAATACTTCTGAGAAATGAGCCGCGACCTAGTCAGTCCTCATCTTTTGTCCAGCCGGAGTCAAGAGTGGAACCCTTGGAAGCAGAAAACTCCAAGCGTCCTCCTCGGCCAGCAAACACTCGAGCAG ATGGTAAATATGTAGGGAAAGACAATCAGATTTCTGGTACCAACAGTGAGAAGCAAGAGAGGCGTCCAAGAAACAAGGAGAGGCCTGATCGTGTTGTGTGGACTCCTCTTCGTCGCTCTGATGGGTCCAGTATCAGCGAGGATCAACTGTCATCTTCAACAG CAAACAATGGAGAAATTAAAGAGAGGATGTTGTTGCAAAGATCTGGAGAAGTGGTGAACTCCTCCGGTGGACACTCTCTTGAGAACG GTTCTACAAGACATTCTGGTCGCCGTGCTGGAGCTCGCAACAGAAAAGAAGAGGGTTTTGCGATGACTGGTGAGGGTAAATCATCCCGGAGaggaggtggaggtggtggtggtccCAATTCACATGAG AAGCAAATGTGGATCCAAAAATCATCGTCGGGTACTTGA